The Sphingobium sp. BYY-5 genome includes a window with the following:
- a CDS encoding SMP-30/gluconolactonase/LRE family protein, translating to MMEGEGWRCLWDAKAILGESTVWDARDGCIYWVDIEAPSINWFHLDSDRTGRWDAPGWISAIAPRASGGFIASCADGFAHVDPHRQIYAPIIHPIPNPKIARLNDGVTDRKGRYWSGSCDSSQWDESTTADDKESTLGNLDVRNTGELYRLDADGSVSTQERNIVTANGPAFSPDGRTAYVNDSMPLVSWAYDVSDDGTLSNRRDFLNFKPEDGYPDGMAVDVDGCIWMAFYESWVLRRFAPDATLLEERRLPVRRGLRPAFGGSDHDRLFLITGSQGFSAATFSEQPLAGGLFEILDPPAPGVPNSLYAG from the coding sequence ATGATGGAAGGCGAAGGCTGGCGGTGCCTGTGGGATGCCAAGGCCATATTGGGCGAAAGCACTGTCTGGGACGCGCGGGATGGCTGCATCTATTGGGTCGATATCGAAGCACCCAGCATCAATTGGTTTCATCTCGATAGCGATCGAACGGGGCGCTGGGACGCGCCAGGGTGGATCAGTGCGATCGCACCGCGCGCCAGCGGCGGCTTCATCGCTTCGTGCGCCGACGGCTTTGCCCATGTCGATCCCCACCGGCAAATCTACGCGCCGATCATCCACCCGATACCCAATCCCAAAATCGCGCGGCTCAACGACGGCGTGACCGATCGCAAAGGGCGCTACTGGTCCGGTTCGTGCGATTCCAGTCAGTGGGACGAAAGCACGACTGCGGACGACAAGGAAAGCACGCTCGGCAATCTGGATGTGCGCAATACCGGCGAACTCTATCGCCTGGATGCCGATGGCAGCGTGAGCACGCAGGAACGCAATATCGTGACCGCCAATGGACCCGCCTTCAGCCCGGACGGTCGGACCGCCTATGTGAACGACTCCATGCCGCTGGTCAGTTGGGCCTATGACGTGTCGGACGATGGCACATTGTCGAACCGCCGCGACTTCCTGAACTTCAAGCCGGAAGATGGATATCCTGACGGCATGGCGGTCGACGTAGATGGCTGCATCTGGATGGCCTTCTACGAAAGCTGGGTGTTGCGGCGGTTTGCACCGGACGCAACCTTGCTCGAGGAACGACGCTTGCCGGTGCGGCGGGGGCTTCGCCCCGCTTTTGGAGGAAGCGACCATGATCGCCTCTTCCTCATCACCGGATCGCAAGGCTTTTCAGCCGCGACATTTTCCGAACAGCCGCTCGCCGGCGGGCTGTTCGAAATACTCGATCCACCCGCGCCGGGGGTCCCTAATTCCCTTTATGCCGGGTAG
- a CDS encoding TetR/AcrR family transcriptional regulator: MAHADNGRTRILDSAATALRQKGLAGAKLSEIAKGAGMLAPSIYHHFPSKDHLVENVMMEGIYRNSRHIVARVEVLGPDATPLVRLRAAIVAHIDFLLSGDDYSSAVARVFDDLPDEMRRRVLAAYSSFDNYWRDLIVAAQADGSASAALDPTVVRKFLIAMLDSSSSWYRPGKLGPAQIAEQAADLLLHGFASNPA; encoded by the coding sequence ATGGCACACGCAGATAATGGCCGAACGCGCATTTTAGACTCGGCCGCGACAGCCCTTCGCCAAAAGGGGCTGGCAGGCGCGAAACTCAGTGAGATCGCCAAGGGCGCCGGCATGCTGGCGCCCAGCATCTATCATCATTTCCCGTCCAAAGATCATCTGGTCGAAAATGTGATGATGGAAGGCATTTACCGCAACAGCCGCCATATCGTGGCACGCGTCGAGGTTTTGGGGCCAGACGCGACACCTCTGGTGCGCCTGCGCGCCGCGATCGTGGCCCATATCGACTTTCTGTTGTCGGGCGACGATTATTCCTCCGCCGTAGCGCGGGTGTTCGACGATCTGCCGGATGAAATGCGGCGGCGGGTTCTGGCTGCCTATTCCAGCTTTGACAATTATTGGCGCGACCTCATCGTCGCCGCGCAGGCGGACGGCAGTGCCAGTGCCGCGCTGGACCCGACCGTGGTCAGGAAATTTTTGATCGCTATGCTCGATTCCAGTTCATCCTGGTATCGACCGGGAAAGTTGGGACCAGCGCAGATCGCGGAGCAGGCAGCGGACTTGTTGCTGCATGGATTTGCCAGCAACCCTGCCTAG
- a CDS encoding LLM class flavin-dependent oxidoreductase — MAMETGLIFHPYMRPGRTARQTFEWGVQNSVACDKAGFTSMMISEHASQIWENIPNPELIMAAAALQTSQIKFAPMAHILPHQHPAKLAIMVGWLSQILEGRYFLGIGAGAYPQASYIHGIKDAEPQMLNDMVRESLSIMEKIWKREPFFFEGKYWDAGYPEEAPAETEDDEQHMLANFAPYDGAFPEIAVTGFSANSPSMKLAGEKNFKPVSIYSGLDALKRHWEIYAEANIKAGFTPIRQRHAVSQTVFCADTDAEAKCLVMEGPIGYCFNKYLIPIWHRFGMMDGFAKDAGIDPADADLEFLVDNVFVVGSPDTVVDKLNTLFEATGGWGTLQVESHDYYDDPTPWWNSLELIAKEVAPRVKLPGAKTAAAETVAA, encoded by the coding sequence ATGGCGATGGAAACCGGCCTCATCTTTCACCCCTATATGCGTCCCGGACGCACAGCGCGGCAGACTTTCGAGTGGGGCGTCCAGAATAGCGTTGCCTGCGACAAGGCAGGCTTCACTTCAATGATGATCTCCGAACATGCGTCGCAGATCTGGGAAAATATTCCCAATCCCGAACTGATCATGGCCGCCGCAGCGTTGCAGACGAGCCAAATCAAGTTCGCACCAATGGCGCATATTCTACCGCACCAGCATCCCGCAAAGCTGGCCATCATGGTCGGCTGGCTCTCGCAGATTCTGGAGGGCCGCTACTTTTTGGGCATTGGCGCGGGCGCTTATCCACAAGCATCCTATATCCATGGCATCAAGGATGCCGAGCCACAGATGCTGAACGATATGGTTCGCGAGTCGCTGAGCATCATGGAGAAGATCTGGAAGCGCGAGCCCTTCTTCTTCGAAGGCAAATATTGGGACGCTGGCTATCCCGAAGAGGCGCCGGCGGAGACTGAGGATGACGAGCAGCACATGCTCGCGAATTTCGCGCCTTATGACGGCGCGTTCCCTGAAATCGCCGTCACCGGGTTCAGCGCCAACTCCCCATCGATGAAACTTGCCGGCGAAAAGAACTTCAAGCCGGTCTCCATCTACTCCGGCCTTGATGCGCTCAAGCGCCATTGGGAGATTTATGCTGAGGCCAATATCAAGGCGGGCTTCACCCCCATCCGCCAGCGCCATGCGGTATCGCAGACCGTATTCTGCGCCGATACCGACGCGGAAGCCAAGTGCCTCGTGATGGAAGGGCCGATCGGTTATTGTTTCAACAAATATCTGATCCCGATCTGGCATCGTTTCGGCATGATGGACGGCTTTGCCAAAGACGCAGGCATCGATCCGGCGGATGCCGATCTGGAATTCCTGGTGGATAACGTCTTTGTAGTCGGATCGCCCGATACGGTCGTCGACAAGCTCAACACGCTGTTCGAGGCGACCGGCGGTTGGGGCACGCTGCAGGTGGAATCGCATGACTATTATGATGATCCCACGCCCTGGTGGAACTCGCTGGAATTGATCGCCAAGGAAGTGGCACCGCGAGTCAAGCTGCCGGGTGCCAAAACAGCCGCCGCAGAAACGGTCGCCGCCTGA
- a CDS encoding TetR/AcrR family transcriptional regulator, translating to MANVKIDLEALPAAEPTDGKTRLILAGEQLFAENGINGASMREIATKAGQGNHAAVQYHFGSREGLVRAIFDYRMEQMEAERGAMLERARAMDRLKDARTILDIILLPQLDLHDADGNHSYASFLSQYLLQSRSPEFGDFSGSEPPHLTEALRLMRERVDYLPPYVAQRRLISISLMFLNILMRHHGTDEVAFGESFPDALEDTMEQIVGSMCMPLRLAPARGDSN from the coding sequence GTGGCGAACGTTAAAATTGATCTGGAGGCGCTGCCGGCTGCTGAACCTACCGACGGAAAAACGCGCCTGATTTTGGCGGGGGAGCAGCTCTTTGCAGAAAATGGCATCAACGGTGCATCCATGCGGGAAATTGCGACGAAGGCCGGCCAGGGAAATCATGCTGCCGTGCAATATCATTTCGGTTCGCGTGAAGGCCTGGTTCGTGCCATTTTCGACTATCGGATGGAGCAGATGGAAGCGGAGCGTGGCGCCATGCTGGAGCGCGCCCGAGCGATGGATCGTCTGAAGGATGCACGGACCATCTTGGACATCATCCTGCTGCCTCAACTCGACCTGCATGATGCAGATGGCAACCATTCCTATGCGAGCTTCCTGAGCCAATATCTTCTGCAAAGCCGTTCGCCGGAGTTCGGCGATTTTAGCGGATCAGAACCGCCTCATTTGACCGAGGCGCTAAGATTGATGCGAGAACGCGTCGACTATCTTCCCCCTTACGTTGCGCAACGGCGGCTGATCAGTATCAGTCTTATGTTTCTCAACATCCTGATGCGCCATCATGGAACCGACGAAGTCGCGTTCGGTGAGTCTTTCCCGGATGCGCTGGAGGATACCATGGAGCAGATCGTCGGCAGCATGTGTATGCCGCTTCGATTGGCGCCGGCCCGAGGGGACTCCAATTGA
- the poxB gene encoding ubiquinone-dependent pyruvate dehydrogenase: MTKTTIADLFAETLHLAGVERIYGVVGDSLNSLTDSLRRQGKIEWVHVRNEEAAAFAAGAEAQLTGKLAVCAGSCGPGNMHLINGLYDCNRTRAPVLAIAAQVPSGEIGSNYFQETRPEALFRECSVYCETISHGDQMPRTLDTAIRAAVGHRGVSVVALSGDVALLPASGQLARSAGGLLPQPAVVVPSSDDLERLAALLNGAGRVTILAGRGCRTAHEPLLKIAERLQSPIVHALGGKEFVEYDNPYDVGMTGLIGFSSGYDAMMGCDTLLMLGTDFPYRQFYPVKARVAQIDLRPENLGRRTAIDMGLVGDVGATINALLPLLTTGRDGTFLEKARANYADARKGLDDLAYGKPGSGIIHPQHVARIVSEFADDDAIFTCDVGTPTIWAARYLKMNGRRRLIGSFNHGSMANALPQAIGAQSAHPGRQVVTLSGDGGLAMLMGELLTLRQLGLPVKIIVFNNGTLGFVEMEMKAAGLIETGVSLDNPDFAAMAQAIGMHGVRITDPGQIDAGVREILSHPGPALLDAVTARTELSMPPKITLEQIKGFTLYMAKAIISGRGDEVIELGKTNSGLLRRLF, translated from the coding sequence ATGACCAAGACCACCATTGCAGACCTGTTTGCCGAAACACTCCACCTAGCCGGGGTGGAGCGCATCTATGGTGTGGTGGGTGACAGTCTCAATAGCCTGACCGACAGTCTGCGAAGACAGGGGAAGATCGAGTGGGTGCATGTCCGCAATGAGGAGGCTGCAGCGTTTGCCGCCGGAGCGGAAGCGCAACTGACCGGGAAGCTGGCGGTCTGTGCCGGCTCGTGCGGTCCTGGCAACATGCACCTGATCAACGGGCTGTATGACTGCAACCGCACCCGGGCGCCCGTGCTGGCCATAGCGGCGCAAGTGCCCAGTGGCGAGATCGGCTCCAATTATTTCCAGGAAACGCGACCCGAAGCCTTGTTCCGCGAATGCAGCGTCTATTGCGAAACCATCTCGCATGGTGACCAGATGCCTCGAACGCTCGACACCGCGATCCGGGCGGCGGTTGGTCATCGCGGCGTCTCCGTCGTTGCGCTATCAGGCGATGTCGCGCTCCTCCCAGCCAGCGGACAGCTTGCCCGCTCGGCAGGTGGGCTGTTGCCACAACCGGCTGTGGTCGTCCCATCATCCGACGACCTGGAACGGTTGGCTGCGCTGCTCAATGGGGCGGGACGAGTCACCATCCTTGCCGGACGCGGTTGTCGTACGGCGCATGAGCCGTTGCTCAAGATTGCCGAACGTCTTCAGTCTCCGATCGTCCATGCCCTCGGCGGCAAGGAGTTTGTGGAATATGACAACCCCTATGACGTCGGCATGACAGGCCTGATCGGCTTTTCCAGCGGCTATGATGCAATGATGGGATGTGACACTTTGCTGATGCTCGGCACGGATTTTCCCTATCGCCAATTTTATCCGGTGAAAGCCAGGGTGGCCCAGATTGACCTGCGGCCCGAGAATCTCGGGCGGCGGACGGCCATCGACATGGGGCTGGTGGGAGATGTGGGCGCAACGATAAATGCGTTGCTGCCTTTGCTGACCACGGGCCGGGATGGGACATTTCTGGAAAAAGCCCGCGCCAATTATGCCGATGCCCGCAAAGGCCTCGACGATCTCGCCTATGGCAAGCCGGGCAGTGGGATAATTCACCCGCAGCATGTGGCGCGCATCGTCAGCGAATTTGCCGATGACGACGCGATCTTTACCTGCGATGTCGGTACGCCGACAATCTGGGCGGCGCGCTACCTGAAAATGAATGGCCGCCGCCGCTTGATCGGATCGTTCAATCACGGCTCGATGGCCAACGCGCTGCCGCAGGCGATCGGCGCGCAGTCGGCTCACCCCGGTCGGCAGGTGGTGACCTTGTCCGGCGACGGCGGGCTCGCGATGCTGATGGGCGAGTTGCTGACCCTCCGCCAGTTGGGACTGCCAGTGAAGATCATCGTTTTCAACAATGGCACATTGGGTTTTGTCGAGATGGAGATGAAAGCGGCTGGATTGATTGAAACCGGCGTTTCGCTCGACAATCCCGATTTCGCCGCGATGGCCCAGGCGATCGGTATGCACGGCGTACGTATTACGGATCCGGGCCAGATCGATGCCGGCGTCCGGGAAATATTGTCCCACCCGGGGCCAGCCTTGCTCGATGCGGTCACGGCACGGACTGAATTGTCCATGCCGCCCAAGATTACGTTGGAACAGATCAAGGGCTTCACGCTTTATATGGCCAAGGCAATCATCAGCGGCCGCGGCGATGAGGTGATCGAACTGGGTAAAACCAATTCTGGGCTGCTGCGACGTCTTTTCTAG
- the rutA gene encoding pyrimidine utilization protein A: protein MQVGIFIPINNNGWLISENAPQYLPSFDLNKEIAQRAEQYGLDFLLSMIKLRGFGGKTQFWEYGLESFTLMAGLAAVTEKIKIFATCPTLIIPPAFAARMCNTIDSISHGRFGLNLITGWQPPEYTQMGLWPGDEHFRNRYEVLDEYAQVLRELWESGRSDFKGKYYEMDDCLVRPQPEADMKIICAGSSDAGLAFSAKWADYAFCLGKGVNTPTAFAFNNDRLAKFTAQTGREVSVFVLVMVIAAETDEEAMAKWQSYNDGVDLEAIAWLADQGGKDTVNTDTNVRQLAAPEGAVNINMGTLVGSYQSVARMLDEMAEVPNTGGVLLTFDDFLEGVEAFGTRIQPLMKSRVGRP, encoded by the coding sequence ATGCAGGTCGGCATTTTCATTCCCATCAACAATAATGGCTGGCTGATCAGCGAGAACGCCCCGCAATATCTGCCGAGCTTCGATCTCAACAAGGAAATCGCCCAGCGCGCTGAGCAATATGGACTCGATTTCCTGCTATCGATGATCAAGCTGCGCGGTTTCGGCGGCAAGACGCAGTTCTGGGAATATGGCCTTGAAAGCTTCACGCTGATGGCCGGACTTGCTGCGGTGACGGAGAAGATCAAAATCTTCGCCACATGTCCGACGTTGATCATTCCACCCGCTTTCGCCGCGCGCATGTGCAATACCATAGACAGCATCAGCCATGGCCGGTTCGGGCTCAACCTGATCACCGGCTGGCAACCGCCTGAATATACCCAAATGGGCCTCTGGCCGGGCGACGAGCACTTCCGCAACCGCTACGAGGTGCTGGACGAATATGCGCAGGTGCTGCGCGAATTGTGGGAGAGCGGCCGGTCCGACTTCAAGGGCAAATATTATGAGATGGACGACTGCCTCGTCCGTCCCCAGCCCGAAGCGGACATGAAGATCATCTGCGCCGGCTCGTCCGATGCCGGTCTCGCCTTCTCGGCGAAGTGGGCGGACTATGCCTTCTGTCTCGGCAAGGGCGTCAACACACCGACCGCCTTCGCCTTCAACAACGACCGCCTCGCCAAGTTCACGGCGCAGACGGGCCGGGAGGTTTCGGTCTTCGTGCTGGTGATGGTGATCGCCGCCGAGACTGACGAGGAAGCCATGGCCAAATGGCAGAGCTATAATGACGGCGTCGATCTCGAAGCCATCGCCTGGCTGGCCGATCAGGGGGGTAAGGACACCGTCAACACCGACACCAACGTGCGCCAGCTCGCCGCGCCGGAAGGGGCGGTGAACATCAACATGGGCACGCTGGTCGGCAGCTACCAAAGCGTCGCGCGCATGCTCGACGAGATGGCCGAAGTACCGAATACCGGCGGGGTGCTGCTGACCTTCGACGACTTTCTCGAAGGCGTTGAGGCATTCGGCACGCGCATCCAGCCGTTGATGAAGAGCCGGGTCGGGAGGCCGTAA